aaaaaaaattatatgaagaatatataaaatattttgtaataAATCCATTAATACCAAATAATAGTATAGGAGAAGAAGGTATTcaagataagagaaataaattgaaagaagaaataaatttcaaattaaaaaacgaagaagaaaaatattcctcttttaatttaaatgaagaatCAGATACAAATTGGATGAATTCAGAATTATTTagtcaaattaataaagacaCCTTTAGAACTAGACCTGAATTatccttttttaatataaatccAGAACATACAATtaacaataatataaatattctgAATAGTTTAATTAACATAGAAGATTTTGaggaagaaaatgaagaaattccATTTTTAGTTAATATAAGTAGCACAGATAatctaaataataatgaaagcgcacaattttataataaaaatacaatgGAACAAAGTagcatttataaaaatgattataatgaaaaagttGAGAAGCATATAAAGAATGTTTCTatgaatgataaaaaaaaaaaaggaaaaaaaaagaatatgaaaGAAGAGAATGagattaatataataaaagaagatTCTTATTcggaaaataattataataatataaattggTATAATTCAAATATCAATAATATAGTAAAAGATGAAGATAATATGTATCTTGAGAAAAAACATGATGTTGGATACTCAGAAAAAATCTCGCAAAATTtgaatatagaaataaataaagcaACAAATTCTacttcttttaaaaatgaaaaaaatagatattcTACTGACGGCTGTGACATATTAAAGCCAAAGAGACACTATGATTTATTGTGTcgtatattatttatatacgcTCAAATTCATCCATATGTAAAATATGTTCAAGGTATGAATGAAATTTTAGCtcctttatattttattatttttaatgatcCATTATGTAACTGCCCTTTACAAGGAGAAGCTGATacctttttttgttttattgaATTAATGCAAAAGCAAAAAGATGTTTTTTGTGAAGGGTTAGATAACACAGACAATGGTATAAATggaaaattaaagaaattttctcttttgttaaaaataaaagaatatgaaatatggaaaaaattatatatattaaaaatagaaacacAATATTATGCTTTAAAATggatattattattattaacccAAGAATTCGATATGGCTGATACcattattttatatgatcatttcattattaacaataatgaaaatttcattttatatatttgtctAGTTATATgtatgaaattaaaaaattcctTATTATGTGGTAACTTTAGCGTTAATTTGAAACTTTTGCAAAATATACCTCCATTTGATCCATATGACATAATTTGTGAAGCTAAAGATTTAATGAATAacgatttaaaaaaaaatattaatatcactgatatttataatcattatgtttatgaaaaaagaagaaaatattccctagaaaatattaaaaataataataaagaagataTATGTGAATATTTATCTAAAGTAGATGAAAGTGATGAAAGCAAGAAATCAAGTTTATTTAACAACTTACGAAATAAACCTATTGttcaaaatattaaaaattatattagtaataaaatagatttaaaaaaaaagtctaatgaaaatattgattttaactaataataattgtaattttttttaaattaaatatgaatatatacaaaaaaattcagtaaaagtaaaataaaaaacatcaTATTAGATATataatatgtaaatataaatgtgGTTTACATATTTATGTTAAATCATGAAATTTcctttctaaattttttgtaataaaaataaaaaaaaataaatcaaaggATTGATTttcaataatttatttattttatacacCTTtacctttttcttttttttttttttgtacaattattatatatatatatattcataaaaattaataaaaaaaatgaatcttgataatttttttattttattttattttattttattttatttttttttttttttttttgtaaatacgtttttaatatcttctaattcaatatttttaatttttagttataATTTTCCACTTTTTTACTtaattattcataaaataaaacaaaaaataaactttAACCCACTCTtctttatttgtattatttttcaataatattatatatcaCTTTATATaaactattaaaaataaacataaatGTAGtagaaaaatagaaaaaaaaaaaaattatatgtgtTACATTTAcatgttttatttattcattcAATATTTTATTCATCTCATTCAGTTTATTTCAAAGCATCTTAATAATGTAtcgtataattttttttccattttattaatacaatTAATGTTTTCACTTGatataatacattttttaaaataattatatttctcaatttttatactttcatttttatattctgtttttttatttttgaaaatagaATTTACTTCACATAATTGATCATAACGTTTcttattcaaaataaaatatttatcaaCATTTCTTAAAAAGTTATGTAACtgtttttctatatttaaattaatatttttgccACAGTTTTTCAAATGAAATCGAGCTGACAATATCCAATGATCActaaattctttattttttttttgagttaATATGTCTACGCCGTAATTGAATACATCTtgaaatttaattaaaattccatttttattaattaatttagtaaaattttctaaattataattacttattgatttatttaaattgcttaatttttcatttactaTATCTATGggattatataaataaattaattcgtcaatatcttctttttttaaaaaaaatgattctactaaaaatatattatctgTTAATCCAAAGCAATAATTTAATCCACTAACTAAAGTGTTTTCTCTTTCAACTATATTGTATGTTTTTTGTAACTTGTAGTTgatattcatataaaaaaacatatcttttatttttccatGATTATTTAGTGTTGTGagtttttcatataattctttattttcatttgcaTCTATATTAAAACTACCAATAATGAACATTgaactatttttaaaaatcataattgacatattattatctttGTTTTTAATGGTATTATCATTTCTGTTGTTATTGTTGATAGTGTCTCTTTCACTGCCACTacaattttcttttcttctattatttattttttctattgctttatatttatctatattatcataaaatacattattttcataattagtTTCTTCTTTCCtttttaaaaactttttgtttttataaaacaaataaaatatatatattttccatAAAGTTTTCTTAATTAATGCaattaaatcatttaaattacttAATTTATTCTGAATACTGTATAAATCAAATTCACAatgcaaaaaatataaattatacttCTCTTTATagattaattttataatttttataacttttcTTTTAAGTAAGATATCAGATGATAAGAACATAAAATCATAATATGATAAACGAAATAATTTCTTCGCCCAACAGATATATAATCCACCGTTTCCACTAAAGTAATTTTGAAATGtgtaaaaaatatcatttaaaaagttaattGATAGAGGAGCATTATCTAATAATATGGTATgtgtatattttaatttatcatataaTATTCTTTGATATTTTCCATAAACTgatcttaaaaatattaaatcaaACTGAGAGCATAAAAATGCAATGTTTTTACATCTATTCTCATTATTTCTGCATTTCTCGTAAATCCCATATAAGTGAGGATTATATCGATAAACATCATTGTATAAATATgcatttaaagaaaatatactTAAGCAATTgccatatatttttatttctttattttttggtTGATTTATGTTATCTTTTGATAGTATAATGGAACTCTCATCACTCATATAACTTAAATGAATACTTTCATTTATACTAGGATTACTCATATAATTTTCAGAAAAATGCttactattattttcataattttcatGAATTGATAATATATCActtaaacaaaaattatcTATTTCTTCATATGTATTATCACTAGATTCTCTTGAATCTGAAGAATTAGTTGACAAGTAAAATTCATTTGATGATAATAAATTTGATGATTGTTCATCACAATTATTTTGTAAAGATAATGTATCAGATCCTATGCTAAATTCGacactttttttatatatttcattacaattttcattaattttatctaataTATCTTCTAGATTCTCATAATCCCATTTTTGAAATGTAAAACTTTCTGATAAATTATCTTCCcttttattattagaatCAACATAATTCTGCTTAGCATTAAccactttcttttttttcatttattttataaatttctgTGATTTACGATGcctttttctatataataaaaactataaattcttttttcttttttccttttatattattattccataaattttcaatattttttttttttacctttccctgttttataaattatacatatttCAACAATGCATAattagaaataattttaagcTTAATACAAGGGGGAGGGAAGCCTTAAATCTATGAATAAGTAAATCAATTTAAGCtcaaaataacataaaattatgattatttatattgaaaattgcagaaaataatttaattataattaaatattaatattacaCATTTAAAATaccattaaaaaaaacataaaaatgaaataataatttaaatagtagactaattcatttaaaacaACTCTCGTAAAATATATGCATGCAACATtacttaaaattataaagattattttttttgcaatCCATATTTATTTctcatttttatctttaaataTTTGGACTTATTTTGTCTTAAAAGCAATACCTAATATCTATTGATTCTTTAAAAagcttttatttatttttatttttatttatttttttttattttactattttttaattttctcaTGAAAATTTAAACCTCAAACATTCAAACACAAAATAAAGAAACTTGCATttctattaaataatatgcaTTCTTATAATAAACATGAGCTCTTAttctaataaatattaaacttttttagtttaaaattatttaatacatatatatattttgtgaaatttttatttttattgaaagCAATTCTT
The sequence above is drawn from the Plasmodium relictum strain SGS1 genome assembly, chromosome: 14 genome and encodes:
- a CDS encoding TBC domain protein, putative, whose product is MEYKLELLSYLLILKKKNERIAKFDEQIKICINTFEKTVIDEKELAYLFERNILDINSSIRSICWKLALKHLSLNTKKWNQELTEKKKLYEEYIKYFVINPLIPNNSIGEEGIQDKRNKLKEEINFKLKNEEEKYSSFNLNEESDTNWMNSELFSQINKDTFRTRPELSFFNINPEHTINNNINILNSLINIEDFEEENEEIPFLVNISSTDNLNNNESAQFYNKNTMEQSSIYKNDYNEKVEKHIKNVSMNDKKKKGKKKNMKEENEINIIKEDSYSENNYNNINWYNSNINNIVKDEDNMYLEKKHDVGYSEKISQNLNIEINKATNSTSFKNEKNRYSTDGCDILKPKRHYDLLCRILFIYAQIHPYVKYVQGMNEILAPLYFIIFNDPLCNCPLQGEADTFFCFIELMQKQKDVFCEGLDNTDNGINGKLKKFSLLLKIKEYEIWKKLYILKIETQYYALKWILLLLTQEFDMADTIILYDHFIINNNENFILYICLVICMKLKNSLLCGNFSVNLKLLQNIPPFDPYDIICEAKDLMNNDLKKNINITDIYNHYVYEKRRKYSLENIKNNNKEDICEYLSKVDESDESKKSSLFNNLRNKPIVQNIKNYISNKIDLKKKSNENIDFN